The proteins below are encoded in one region of Antennarius striatus isolate MH-2024 chromosome 7, ASM4005453v1, whole genome shotgun sequence:
- the rpf1 gene encoding ribosome production factor 1: MDIKEVPLSQESKGKKKKDKKPKKRSVSQEGNEGGNGAEKEEKMEKLEPAAAAFPPSFSVSEIKNKQRRHFMFMKLKQEKRKQKMQLKKKKKKERDALGDKAPPKEVPKTIENQRVYDETTVDPEDEEVAFDEGTDEFSAYFNGLTNPKVLITTSDRPRGRTVKFCEQLATVIPSAYVYYRRGLALKRVIPQCVARNFTYLMVINEDRKVPNGMVLCHLPHGPTAHFKVSSVRLRKEMKRRGKDPTEHSPEVILNNFSTRLGHSIGRLFAALFPQDPQFVGRQVATFHNQRDFIFFRFHRYIFKNEKKVGIQELGPRFTLKLRSLQKGTFDSKFGEYEWVLKRHEMDACRRKFQL; this comes from the exons ATGGACATTAAAGAAGTTCCTCTCAGTCAAGAaagcaaaggaaagaaaaagaaagacaagaagccAAAGAAGAGGAGCGTCAGCCAGGAAGGGAATGAAGGAGGCAACGGAGCCgaaaaagaggagaagatggagaagctcgaaccagcagcagctgcctTTCCTCCCAGCTTTAGTGTGTctgaaatcaaaaacaaacagcgaAGGCACTTCATGTTCATGAAACTCaagcaagaaaaaagaaag CAAAAGATGCagctgaagaaaaagaagaaaaaagaaagggatGCTTTAGGGGACAAG GCACCACCAAAAGAGGTCCCAAAGACAATAGAAAACCAGAGAGTGTACGATGAGACAACAGTTGACCCAGAAGATGAAGAA GTTGCATTTGATGAGGGAACCGATGAGTTTTCTGCATATTTCAATGGACTGACAAACCCTAAAGTGCTCATCACAACATCAGACAGACCCAGAGGC aGGACAGTTAAATTCTGTGAGCAGCTGGCTACAGTGATTCCAAGCGCCTATGTGTACTACAGAAGAGGTTTGGCCCTGAAGAGGGTCATTCCCCAGTGTGTTGCCAGGAACTTCACCTACCTCATGGTCATCAATGAGGATCGCAAAGTGCCCA ATGGTAtggtcctctgtcatctgcCCCATGGGCCGACGGCACACTTTAAGGTCAGCAGCGTTCGACTGCGCAAGGAGATGAAG AGACGAGGCAAAGATCCGACTGAACACTCTCCAGAGGTGATCCTCAATAACTTCTCCACTCGTCTGGGCCACAGCATCGGCCGGCTGTTCGCTGCTCTCTTCCCACAAGACCCGCAGTTTGTTGGTCGACAGGTCGCCACCTTCCACAACCAGAGAGACTTCATCTTTTTCAGGTTCCACAG GTACATCTTCAAGAATGAGAAGAAAGTTGGTATTCAAGAGCTGGGACCCCGCTTCACCCTCAAACTCCGCTCTCTACAGAAAGGCACCTTTGACTCAA